The proteins below come from a single Actinomycetota bacterium genomic window:
- a CDS encoding SLC13 family permease, with amino-acid sequence MTFEAGFTLATLIVTVGVLTRELVPPAVAVLSAVVVLLLVGVVDAAQAFAGFSNPATLTVAALLVVSRAAQTTGTVERLLGHVLGGDRSDRRVLRRLVPAVAASSAVIANTPIVAMLAPTLRTWAERVRRPPSRFLMPLSFAAILGGLITTIGTSVTLLVSGLSDEAGVGAFGLFEITPLGLPIAVVGSAVLALLAPRVLPDRRSPHEQLADHGRDYTFAMQVEPGGVLDGRDVRSAGLRSLAGVYLVRIERDGHEIAPVAPDALLYGGDVLTFVGQVDHVRDLRALPGLKSAEEGHVDLLDEHDHRLFEVVVGAASRAAGRTPKEISFRGRYGAAIVAIHRAGAPVRGKLGEVRIRPGDALLLLADRDFADRWSDRRDFLLIVPVDAEPPKVDRRAWFVLIVLAAMVVVAASGAVPLLHAALAAVVALLVTRVLSVPEARQALDLDLLLLIAGAIGLGGAVQASGLAGWAAEAVTGVATASGPVAALVAVLIATLILTELVTNAAAAALMVPVALGVAARIGSDPQAFAVVVAVGASASFLTPIGYQTNTMVHGLGGYRFGDYWRLGLPLTAVVIVTTVLITPLVWDL; translated from the coding sequence GTGACGTTCGAGGCCGGGTTCACGCTCGCCACGCTGATCGTGACGGTGGGCGTCCTGACCCGGGAGCTGGTGCCACCGGCCGTGGCTGTGCTCAGTGCGGTCGTGGTGCTCCTGTTGGTCGGGGTGGTGGACGCCGCCCAGGCCTTCGCCGGGTTCTCCAACCCCGCGACTTTGACCGTGGCCGCCCTGCTGGTCGTCTCCCGTGCGGCGCAGACGACCGGGACCGTGGAGCGGCTGCTCGGCCACGTGCTCGGAGGGGACCGTTCCGACCGCCGCGTGCTGAGACGGCTCGTCCCTGCGGTGGCTGCGTCATCCGCAGTCATCGCCAACACCCCGATCGTGGCGATGCTCGCGCCGACGCTACGAACCTGGGCGGAGCGTGTCCGCCGGCCTCCGTCGCGTTTCCTGATGCCGCTGTCGTTCGCGGCGATCCTCGGGGGGCTGATCACCACGATCGGCACATCGGTCACCTTGCTGGTGTCCGGCTTGAGCGACGAGGCCGGCGTTGGCGCGTTCGGCCTGTTCGAGATCACCCCGCTGGGCCTGCCGATCGCGGTGGTCGGGAGTGCGGTGCTGGCGTTGCTCGCGCCGCGTGTCCTGCCCGACCGTCGCAGCCCCCACGAGCAGCTGGCCGACCACGGACGTGACTACACCTTCGCGATGCAGGTCGAGCCCGGCGGGGTGTTGGACGGCCGGGACGTGCGCTCGGCAGGCTTGCGGAGCCTCGCTGGGGTCTACCTCGTGAGGATCGAGCGTGACGGCCACGAGATCGCGCCTGTGGCCCCTGACGCGCTGCTGTACGGCGGGGACGTGCTCACCTTCGTGGGCCAGGTCGACCACGTCCGTGACCTGCGCGCGCTGCCGGGTCTGAAGTCCGCCGAGGAGGGCCACGTGGACCTCCTCGACGAGCACGACCACCGGCTGTTCGAAGTGGTGGTCGGCGCCGCCTCGCGCGCTGCTGGCCGCACCCCCAAGGAGATCAGTTTCCGCGGGCGGTACGGCGCGGCCATCGTCGCCATCCACCGGGCGGGTGCACCGGTCCGGGGAAAGCTCGGCGAGGTCCGCATCCGACCCGGCGACGCGCTGCTGCTCCTGGCCGATCGCGACTTCGCCGACCGCTGGAGCGACCGGCGAGACTTCCTGCTGATCGTCCCCGTCGACGCGGAGCCGCCGAAAGTCGATCGGCGCGCGTGGTTCGTGCTGATCGTGCTCGCCGCCATGGTGGTCGTCGCAGCCAGCGGCGCGGTGCCTCTGTTGCACGCGGCGCTCGCCGCGGTCGTGGCGCTCCTGGTCACGCGGGTCTTGAGCGTCCCCGAGGCCCGCCAGGCTCTCGACCTGGATCTTCTCCTTCTGATCGCGGGCGCGATCGGCCTCGGCGGGGCGGTCCAGGCCTCAGGGCTGGCCGGTTGGGCCGCGGAGGCGGTGACGGGGGTGGCCACCGCGTCGGGGCCGGTCGCGGCGCTGGTCGCCGTGCTGATCGCGACGCTCATCTTGACCGAGCTGGTGACCAACGCGGCCGCCGCGGCGCTGATGGTCCCGGTTGCCTTGGGGGTGGCCGCCCGCATCGGTTCCGATCCGCAGGCGTTCGCCGTGGTGGTGGCCGTCGGTGCCTCGGCGTCGTTCCTGACCCCGATCGGGTACCAGACCAACACCATGGTGCATGGGCTCGGTGGGTACCGCTTCGGTGACTACTGGCGACTGGGGCTCCCGCTCACCGCCGTCGTGATCGTCACCACCGTGCTGATCACCCCCCTGGTCTGGGATCTTTGA
- a CDS encoding response regulator: MGRAIVVDDDPSIRSLVRLTLEMEGYAVDVACDGQSALDLVRTREPDLVVLDIMMPAMDGATVARTIRSDPAYDHVAIVFLSALVTDDHVWDGWRTGADSYVTKPFDIDHLMREVDRVTQARAALAVSDAASRMVIDEPTR, encoded by the coding sequence GTGGGACGCGCCATCGTCGTTGACGATGACCCGAGTATCCGCAGCCTCGTCCGCCTCACCCTGGAGATGGAGGGCTACGCCGTCGACGTCGCCTGCGATGGCCAGTCGGCACTGGACCTGGTCCGCACGAGGGAACCCGACCTGGTCGTCCTCGACATCATGATGCCGGCGATGGACGGAGCGACCGTCGCTCGCACGATCCGGTCCGATCCCGCCTACGATCACGTCGCGATCGTGTTCCTGTCCGCCCTCGTCACCGACGACCACGTCTGGGACGGATGGCGCACCGGCGCCGACTCCTACGTCACCAAGCCGTTCGACATCGACCACCTGATGCGCGAGGTCGATCGCGTCACCCAGGCCCGCGCGGCTCTGGCCGTCAGTGACGCAGCATCCAGGATGGTCATCGACGAGCCGACCAGGTGA